In Kordia antarctica, the following proteins share a genomic window:
- a CDS encoding acetolactate synthase large subunit: protein MKASDLFIKALENEGVEYIFGLPGEENLDMLDSIRKSDKINFVLTRHEQGAGFMAATYGRLTGKAGVCMSTLGPGATNMVTPAAYAQLGAMPLVIISGQKPINRSKQGNFQIIDVVEMMKPLTKYTKQITNGDQVSSIIREAFRRAQEERPGAVHIEFPEDVAQEIVESPRIFDVVDAKMPHAETNAIENAAKMIEAAKMPLLLIGAGANRKRASNSLAEFVDTIGIPFFNTQMGKGIIDERHPLYLGTAALSDNDFIHEAIKSADLIINVGHDTIEKPPFFMHPEDERKVIHVNFFPAEIDEVYFPQLNVIGDIATSIQQLTKALKPIAKSWNTDFFMKIKKNVSEHLAKYEADDRFPILPQRTVKIVRDILPDDGIVTLDNGIYKIWFARNYPAYVPNGLLLDNALATMSAGLPSAMMVSELYPDKKVISINGDGGFMMNSQELETAVRLNLNLVVIILNDNAYGMIQWKQEKEELEKYSLDFGNPDFVKYAESFGASGYRPESVEDFKYDLETSLNSDGVHVIDLAVDYSLNHKILNVLLKEYSENIKK, encoded by the coding sequence ATGAAAGCATCAGACCTATTTATAAAAGCATTAGAAAATGAAGGCGTAGAATATATATTTGGACTTCCAGGCGAGGAAAACTTAGATATGTTAGACTCCATTCGTAAATCTGACAAAATAAATTTCGTACTCACACGACACGAACAAGGCGCAGGATTTATGGCAGCAACGTACGGAAGACTCACAGGAAAAGCTGGAGTTTGTATGTCAACATTAGGTCCTGGCGCAACAAATATGGTTACGCCAGCCGCGTATGCACAACTTGGCGCGATGCCGCTTGTCATTATATCTGGTCAAAAACCGATTAACAGAAGTAAACAGGGAAACTTTCAAATCATTGATGTGGTGGAAATGATGAAACCGCTGACTAAATATACAAAACAAATTACCAACGGCGATCAAGTTTCTTCTATCATACGTGAAGCATTTCGACGCGCACAAGAAGAACGTCCAGGAGCTGTACATATTGAATTTCCAGAAGATGTTGCACAAGAAATAGTAGAATCACCACGAATTTTTGATGTAGTAGATGCTAAAATGCCACACGCAGAAACAAATGCTATTGAAAATGCAGCAAAAATGATTGAAGCCGCAAAAATGCCTTTATTATTAATTGGCGCTGGCGCGAATAGAAAACGGGCAAGTAACTCGTTAGCCGAATTTGTAGATACGATCGGAATTCCGTTTTTCAATACGCAAATGGGCAAAGGAATCATCGACGAACGTCATCCGTTGTATCTAGGAACAGCTGCATTATCTGATAATGATTTTATTCATGAAGCGATTAAAAGTGCGGACTTAATTATTAATGTTGGACACGATACAATCGAGAAACCACCTTTTTTCATGCATCCAGAAGACGAACGAAAAGTGATTCACGTAAATTTCTTTCCGGCTGAAATTGATGAAGTTTATTTTCCGCAGCTAAATGTAATAGGCGACATCGCGACAAGCATTCAACAATTGACAAAAGCATTGAAACCGATTGCGAAATCGTGGAATACGGATTTCTTCATGAAAATAAAAAAGAACGTTTCAGAACATTTGGCAAAATATGAAGCCGATGATCGTTTTCCAATATTGCCACAACGTACAGTCAAAATTGTTCGCGATATATTACCAGATGACGGAATTGTGACACTTGACAATGGAATTTATAAAATATGGTTTGCCCGAAATTATCCTGCGTATGTACCAAATGGTTTATTACTAGACAATGCACTTGCCACGATGAGCGCAGGTTTGCCGTCTGCCATGATGGTGAGCGAATTGTATCCAGATAAAAAAGTAATTTCCATTAATGGCGATGGTGGATTTATGATGAATTCGCAAGAATTAGAAACCGCCGTACGACTCAATCTAAATTTAGTTGTGATTATTTTGAATGATAACGCATACGGAATGATTCAATGGAAGCAAGAAAAAGAAGAATTGGAAAAATACAGTCTCGATTTTGGAAATCCTGATTTTGTAAAATATGCAGAAAGTTTTGGTGCTTCAGGCTATCGTCCAGAATCAGTAGAAGATTTTAAATACGATTTGGAAACTTCTCTAAATTCAGATGGAGTACACGTGATTGATTTAGCTGTAGATTACTCTCTAAATCATAAAATATTAAATGTATTACTCAAAGAATATTCAGAAAACATAAAAAAATAA
- a CDS encoding M20/M25/M40 family metallo-hydrolase has translation MKIQFKICLISLVFLGSNLAFSQTNWDEKIQQELPSILQKHRELVSIPNVASDEENMLKNVAWVTKEFEKLNFEVSLLETTTLPVFLAEKQVDKNAKTILFYLHLDGQAVNPAKWNQKDPFRPVLKEQDAEGVWQIINWSRIKTHINPDWRVFGRAAADDKAPIIMMLSALEFLRKQQQELKYNVKIILDLQEETQSEAFLSTLETYKNRYAADYMIIMDGPAHPTNKPTLTFGCRGIATCSITIYGAKLPQHSGHYGNYAPNPVFNMSHLLASMKSDDGKVLIDGFYDGITLDEKTQQLLSQVPDDNEKMKADLGIVEIDSVGRSYQESLQYPSLNVRHIETSWKGPGLKTIIPEIATAYLDIRLVKETDGENQLEKIKKHIENQGYLVLDREPTDAERLQYSRIATLKMNAGVNAFRTDINSFIGTKLRETLEAEFGETPILIRTMGGTVPITPAIKVLNIPAIIVPMVNMDNNQHNPNENIRIGNISQGIKMCLAILSMKI, from the coding sequence ATGAAAATTCAATTTAAAATCTGCCTCATTTCACTCGTTTTTCTAGGTAGTAATTTGGCGTTTTCACAAACAAATTGGGATGAAAAAATTCAGCAAGAACTTCCTAGTATTCTTCAAAAACATCGAGAATTGGTTAGTATTCCAAATGTTGCTTCGGATGAAGAAAACATGCTAAAAAATGTAGCTTGGGTGACGAAAGAATTTGAAAAACTCAATTTTGAAGTTTCGCTGTTAGAAACAACAACTTTACCTGTGTTTCTGGCTGAAAAGCAAGTTGATAAAAACGCGAAAACGATCTTATTTTATCTGCATTTGGATGGACAAGCCGTGAATCCTGCAAAGTGGAATCAGAAAGATCCGTTTCGTCCTGTATTGAAAGAACAAGATGCAGAAGGCGTTTGGCAAATTATCAATTGGTCGCGAATTAAAACGCATATAAATCCAGATTGGCGTGTATTTGGTCGCGCAGCAGCAGATGACAAAGCACCAATTATTATGATGCTTTCCGCGTTGGAATTCTTGCGAAAGCAACAACAAGAATTAAAATATAATGTAAAAATTATTCTTGATTTACAAGAAGAAACACAATCTGAAGCTTTTTTAAGCACACTTGAAACGTATAAAAATCGCTACGCCGCCGATTATATGATTATTATGGACGGACCAGCGCATCCAACCAACAAACCTACGTTAACGTTTGGTTGCAGAGGGATTGCTACGTGTTCTATAACAATTTACGGCGCTAAATTGCCGCAACATAGTGGACATTATGGAAACTATGCGCCAAATCCTGTGTTTAACATGTCGCATTTATTAGCAAGTATGAAAAGTGACGATGGAAAAGTATTAATTGATGGTTTTTATGATGGAATTACTTTAGATGAAAAAACACAACAATTACTTTCGCAAGTTCCAGATGATAACGAAAAGATGAAAGCTGATTTGGGAATTGTAGAGATAGATAGTGTTGGACGCAGTTACCAAGAATCATTGCAATATCCGTCATTAAATGTGCGTCATATAGAAACTTCTTGGAAAGGTCCAGGGTTGAAAACGATTATTCCAGAAATTGCAACCGCGTATTTAGATATTCGTTTGGTAAAAGAAACTGACGGCGAAAATCAATTAGAAAAAATAAAAAAGCACATAGAAAATCAAGGATATTTAGTGTTAGATCGCGAACCAACTGATGCAGAACGGTTACAATATTCAAGAATTGCTACGCTGAAAATGAATGCTGGTGTAAATGCTTTTCGAACAGATATCAATTCGTTTATTGGTACAAAACTGCGAGAAACGTTAGAAGCTGAATTTGGCGAAACTCCAATTCTAATTCGAACTATGGGCGGAACTGTTCCGATTACGCCTGCGATAAAAGTCTTAAATATTCCTGCGATTATAGTTCCGATGGTAAATATGGACAACAATCAACACAATCCAAATGAAAATATTCGAATTGGAAATATTTCGCAAGGAATTAAAATGTGTTTGGCGATTTTGTCAATGAAAATTTGA
- a CDS encoding ribose-5-phosphate isomerase, which translates to MPRIEYRVYVVELSKRVFTENTKFRLANPQFNGVLECLYVGMTSKTPKERFLQHKTGYRNQKGHKLSSNIVEKYGLYLRPSLYNHIDAFTTRLQALKMEKILALELRRKRYAVWFN; encoded by the coding sequence ATGCCAAGAATAGAATATCGTGTGTACGTTGTAGAGTTGTCTAAACGAGTGTTTACGGAAAATACAAAATTTCGTTTGGCGAATCCGCAGTTTAATGGCGTATTGGAATGTTTGTATGTTGGCATGACTAGCAAAACACCGAAAGAACGTTTTTTGCAACATAAAACAGGCTATCGAAACCAAAAAGGACACAAATTATCGTCCAATATTGTTGAAAAATACGGATTGTACTTGCGTCCGAGTTTGTACAATCATATTGACGCATTCACTACACGATTGCAAGCGTTGAAGATGGAAAAAATACTTGCGTTAGAATTGCGAAGAAAACGGTATGCAGTTTGGTTTAATTGA
- a CDS encoding serine hydrolase domain-containing protein: MKKKLTKRILKILFISASIASLWFVPWILVKAWILPLPNTVQEQVDEAIGHGFDGMIVYVDEAGKPPAFYTGGWKNRENKIPADPKSLFKIASISKLYVAVSIAKLVNDKRLSLDETLADYFPELVGSIENAEKITLKLMVQHRSGIPNFTSNPKFWENEQENGKKALDFALDLPASFEPDEGYEYSNTNYLLLRKIIKKVVGYSHQQYIKEEILIPLGLKNTFFSLNEVNIDDVMSGYYVGIDADLKTNENGMLATAEDVGIFLRALNDGSVLDEGEQEIYASIYVYEHGGLVPGYQSLAEYHKDIDTVVVQFINTTDFNGYEWNLSEIVINRIVKIMRNEKVD; the protein is encoded by the coding sequence ATGAAAAAAAAATTAACAAAACGAATTCTCAAAATACTATTCATTAGTGCAAGCATCGCTTCTTTGTGGTTTGTACCATGGATTTTAGTAAAAGCTTGGATATTACCACTACCAAATACGGTTCAAGAACAGGTAGATGAAGCAATTGGACATGGATTTGACGGAATGATTGTGTATGTTGATGAAGCCGGAAAACCGCCAGCATTTTATACAGGCGGTTGGAAAAATCGTGAAAACAAAATACCTGCCGATCCAAAATCGTTATTTAAAATTGCGAGCATTAGCAAATTATATGTTGCTGTTTCTATTGCTAAATTGGTCAATGACAAACGCTTATCGTTAGATGAAACACTCGCCGATTACTTTCCAGAACTTGTTGGCAGCATTGAAAATGCAGAAAAAATCACACTAAAATTAATGGTTCAACATCGAAGTGGAATTCCTAATTTTACCAGTAATCCTAAATTTTGGGAAAACGAACAAGAAAACGGAAAAAAGGCACTGGATTTTGCACTCGACTTACCTGCAAGTTTTGAACCAGATGAAGGTTATGAATATTCAAATACGAATTATTTATTACTGCGTAAAATCATTAAGAAAGTAGTTGGTTACAGTCATCAACAATATATAAAAGAAGAAATTTTGATTCCGCTCGGACTAAAAAATACATTCTTTTCACTAAATGAAGTCAATATCGACGATGTAATGAGTGGTTATTATGTTGGAATTGACGCCGATTTAAAAACAAATGAAAACGGAATGCTAGCTACCGCAGAAGATGTAGGTATATTTTTAAGAGCATTAAACGATGGTTCTGTGTTAGATGAAGGCGAACAGGAAATATACGCTTCTATTTATGTATACGAACATGGCGGTTTGGTTCCTGGTTATCAAAGTCTTGCGGAATATCACAAAGACATTGACACGGTTGTTGTTCAATTTATAAACACTACTGATTTTAATGGCTACGAATGGAATTTATCGGAAATTGTCATTAATCGTATTGTTAAAATAATGCGGAACGAGAAAGTTGATTGA
- a CDS encoding DUF3037 domain-containing protein encodes MQDKVTFEYAIIRFMPKVEREEFFNIGVIVFSKRKKFLGLKYHIDAEKLAAFSCEITRKELTEYLKAWEFICKGTPNGGAIGAFEISDRFRWLAASKSTMILCSPTHSGLCHDPSIELEDIFEKYVL; translated from the coding sequence ATGCAAGATAAAGTCACTTTCGAATACGCAATTATACGATTCATGCCTAAAGTAGAGCGTGAAGAATTCTTTAATATTGGTGTGATCGTATTCTCGAAACGAAAGAAATTTCTAGGCTTAAAATATCATATTGATGCTGAAAAATTAGCTGCATTTTCATGCGAAATCACTCGGAAAGAGTTAACCGAATATCTAAAAGCTTGGGAATTCATCTGTAAAGGAACTCCAAATGGCGGCGCAATTGGAGCATTTGAAATTTCTGATCGTTTTCGTTGGTTGGCAGCTTCAAAAAGCACGATGATATTATGCTCGCCAACACATTCTGGCTTATGTCATGATCCTTCGATTGAATTGGAAGATATTTTTGAGAAGTATGTATTGTAA
- a CDS encoding NAD-dependent succinate-semialdehyde dehydrogenase, giving the protein METAKSINPATGEQIAEYNRISTKEAENKVAKANEVYQTWRNKNFEERAKLMHKLADVLEDNKEEYAQLATKEMGKIIGQSRGEVEKCANICRYYADNAAELLADTNVDTEASKSYVTFQPIGVVLAVMPWNFPFYQVIRFAAPAIMAGNTGVLKHASNVQGCAFALEEAFEKAGFPKGIFANLNIGSDAVKAVIENKHIKAVTLTGSEPAGRSVASIAGENLKKTVMELGGSDAYIILEDADLEEATDLATFGRLQNNGQTCIAAKRFVVLDEIYDDFLTIFTKKMKDKKMGEPTEKDTFLGPMARKDLRDELHEQVGKSVSQGARLVLGGNIPDSNGAYYPATILAEVKPGMEAFDNELFGPVASVIKAKNEKHAIELANNSNYGLGSGVITGDKKRGEKVALQLEAGSSFVNKLVVSDPRLPFGGIKNSGYGRELSSYGIREFTNTKSIWID; this is encoded by the coding sequence ATGGAAACCGCAAAAAGTATAAATCCCGCAACTGGCGAACAAATAGCTGAATACAATCGTATTAGCACAAAAGAAGCAGAAAATAAAGTCGCAAAAGCAAACGAAGTATATCAAACTTGGAGAAACAAAAATTTTGAAGAACGTGCGAAATTAATGCACAAACTTGCAGACGTTTTAGAAGATAATAAAGAAGAATATGCGCAGTTGGCAACCAAAGAAATGGGGAAAATCATTGGGCAATCGCGCGGAGAAGTAGAAAAATGCGCTAACATTTGTCGCTATTATGCTGATAATGCAGCAGAATTATTAGCAGATACAAATGTAGACACAGAAGCCTCTAAAAGTTATGTGACGTTTCAACCGATTGGCGTTGTATTGGCGGTAATGCCTTGGAATTTCCCGTTTTATCAAGTCATTCGTTTTGCCGCACCAGCAATTATGGCAGGAAATACAGGCGTTTTAAAACATGCATCCAACGTACAAGGTTGTGCATTTGCATTGGAAGAAGCGTTTGAAAAGGCAGGTTTCCCGAAAGGAATTTTTGCAAACCTAAATATTGGTTCAGATGCTGTAAAAGCAGTGATTGAAAACAAACATATCAAAGCTGTCACCTTAACAGGAAGTGAACCTGCTGGACGTTCTGTTGCTTCCATTGCTGGAGAAAACTTAAAGAAAACCGTGATGGAATTGGGCGGAAGCGACGCGTATATCATTCTAGAAGATGCCGATTTGGAAGAAGCAACCGATTTGGCAACATTCGGACGTTTGCAAAACAACGGACAAACGTGTATTGCCGCAAAACGTTTTGTAGTGTTGGATGAAATTTACGATGATTTCTTGACCATATTCACGAAGAAGATGAAAGATAAGAAAATGGGCGAACCAACCGAAAAAGACACGTTTTTAGGACCAATGGCACGAAAAGATTTGCGTGACGAGTTACACGAACAAGTAGGAAAAAGTGTTTCGCAAGGTGCACGATTGGTTTTAGGAGGAAACATTCCTGATAGTAATGGCGCGTATTATCCTGCGACAATTTTGGCAGAAGTAAAACCAGGAATGGAAGCATTTGATAATGAACTTTTTGGTCCTGTAGCTTCGGTTATTAAAGCGAAAAATGAGAAACATGCTATTGAACTTGCCAATAATTCTAATTACGGTTTAGGTTCAGGTGTGATTACTGGAGATAAAAAACGCGGCGAAAAAGTTGCATTGCAATTGGAAGCAGGAAGCAGTTTTGTAAACAAACTCGTAGTTTCTGATCCAAGGTTACCATTTGGTGGAATTAAAAATAGTGGTTACGGACGCGAACTTTCTAGTTACGGAATTAGAGAATTTACGAATACAAAGTCTATTTGGATTGATTAG